Part of the Candidatus Protochlamydia phocaeensis genome, CGCTAGATCGCTTGAGCTTATTTGTAAAAGTTGTAGAAGCCAATAGCTTTATTGCCGTTGCCGATCAGCTGAATTTATCTCGGGCAGCAATTAGCAAGCAGATTGCTTTATTGGAACAAGAATTGGGAGTCAAGCTCATGGAGCGCACGACGCGACGCTTGAGATTGACGGAAGCGGGCGAGCTTTACTACGCGCGCTGCAAGCACTTATTTCAAGTTATGGAAGAGATGCAGGCCATGATGTCGACCTTACGCAAAGAGCCAACAGGAACGCTTAGAGTGATCTGTGCACGCTATTTTGGAGAAAAGTATGTGATCCCGCATTTAGGAGAGTTTTTGGCCGCTTATCCACGCTTGAAAGTAGACTTGGAATTAGCGGAAAGGGTGCCCAATCTATCAAAGGAAGAAATTGATCTGGTGCTGGGCATGTCCATTCCGGGGCCATTGGAAGCTGTTCAGCGTACGATTAGCCAAACGCGGTATGCTATTTGTGCTTCTCCTGCTTATTTCGAGCAATTTGGCATTCCGAAGAAGCCAATGGATTTGGTGGGGCATCGCTATTTAACGCATAGCATGCGCCAACCCGATGATGTCTTAGAATTTGCAGAGAATTTGCAAATTCATATCGATCCTTTTTTGCGGCTAAACGATGCAAATGCCTTGTTAACATGCGCACTAGATGGGCTAGGAATAGTAAAATTGCATTACTATATGGTTAAGGAGGCATTAAAAGAACAAAAACTAGTAGAAGTCTTAACGCAGTACAGCCAACGCATTTACCCTATTTACGTCTGCTATATTCAAAATCGCTATCTGTTGCCCAAAATTCGCCATTTTATTGATTTTATGCTAGCAAAAGTAGACAAAGACCTCAGCCGGTAAATGCAAAAGCAGAGCAATTTTAGACAAAAATATATCCCCGCAGGCCACTCCCCTTTAAGAAACCATCCATTTGCTGACGGCCTGTATACACTTCATCTCTAAAGGGAAAGAAGGCCAAGATATTTTCTTTACCGAAATCGGGATAATCGGGAAACCATTTTTCTGCCATTTTAGATATTAGCCCCCGAACCGCTTCACTATCTCTTAAATCGGAAATCTTTCCCATGCGATCAATAATTTCTTCCACACAGCCTTTAAAGGGATTGAGGCCACGCTCTTTTATATAATCGGCATAATGAGATTCATATTGCTGCAATTGCGCTTCAATAAAATCAGCATCTATCGTAACAACCCCTCCACCTTTGGCATAGACCCAAGAATCGCCATGAAACCCCTCCATTCCCATAATGGAGACTTGATGCCCTTTACCGGCCTTGGTCATTGCCTGGTAATTGTTATAAATTTCCTTGTCCAATTTCATAAGTGAGTCATTTCGAGTAAAAAGCAATCCGACTTTTCCCTCGACCTTGCTGATTTCTTTGCTGGTTTCCCAGGCAGGAGCAATGATCTTGGCTGCTAAATGAGCGAGATTTTCTACTTGGCTATGTGCCCATTGAAGCAAATTTTTCTTTATTTTAAGCAATTCTGCCTTTATGGGAGCTTGCTCTTCTGTTTTAATAGCTTCTGCTTTTTTCTCTAAGTTGCCTACAAACCCGTTAATTGTCGATTCGGTTTGTTCTGCAACGATCTCCTTGAAATCGGCATAAGTTTGGTCCAAAAACAAATTCATTTTAGGATGCTTGGCCGCCAAATATGTCGCTGGACCGCCGCTCATGCATAAGGCTTTGCATAATAGCTTTTCATCAGGGACAGGATGATGCTTTTGAATATGATTATAGACTGCTTCCATATTCTTTTTAAAAGTCTCGCCGCTTGGAACTCCCTTGCTTTCCCCATAGCCGGCAAAATTAAATCCCATGACATCCATGCCGCGCATCAGATAGGCAAGCATTTCCCGCTTATGCATTTCATAGACACCCGCATTACCGCTGCTCAGGATAACCGTTCCCCCACTGGATTTTTTGTCCAAGTCAATGTCTTTATACTCATAACTGTCTGCTAATTGAATTCCTTGTTCGGCGAATTTATCATAGTCCTGCATATCTTCTTGCGGAAAAAAGTAGACCTTTTCTCCTAATTGATACTTTGTAAAACCGGCTTCTGCAATTCCCATTTCCTCTAATGTTTTGGCAGCAGAAGGGCTTTTTAAAGCAGAAGAGGGAAAGCCAAATCCCGTTGAAGTTTTTTCGGTCAATGGCTCTTCTTTAAACTGATAATTAATGTCTTCAGTTGTCAGTGCATAATGAATATTTTCATCTTTATACCACTCGTCAAGTTCATCCATATCTTTCTGTTGAAAAATAAAAACATCTCCCCTTTCATCAGCCGCGGTAATTATCCATCCATTTTGGATTAAAGGGTCTAAGGCACCTAGAATAGAATCGATCTGATCTTCTGGAAGTTTAAATCCCGAAAGGGCTTCCGTTCCTCCCTCTCTGACATATTTAACCAGCTTGGCGTTCGTTCCTTCTAAAGCTGCCTTTATTGTCTGGACTTGATCTGCCGCTAAATTTCCGTCGGAATTTAAAACGGTGTCCACTCTGCTCAATGCCTCTAAATCTTTGTGTTGGAAAATGAAAACGTCTCCATTTTCATCCGAATCGGTAATCACCCATCCATTGCTCGTTAAGGGATCTAATGACTCGCGAAGGGCATCGACTTGACCTTGCTGAACTTTAAATCCAGAAAGGACCTCTTTCCCTTCTTCTCCTTTATCCCTGGTATATCTAACCACGGCAGCCTGTGCGCCTTTCAACGCCTCCTTCATTGTCTGGATCTGATCGGGTAATAAATTTCCCTGGGAATTTAAGGCAGCTTCAAAATTATTGGACCTAACAACCGCTATTTGCCCGCCTGCTTCTTTCAATTTGGCTCTAAATTTATCCGCCGATAAATACATGCCATCCAAAGTCGAGTTAGTCGATTCATCAATAATTGTAGCGGGCTCCCCTCCTATAGCCTGCATCTGGGCCCGTGTCTTGACGCCTGCTTGCTTGCCTTTTTCCATCCCCTCAATTTTGCTTTTAATTTCCACTCTCTTAGACGCTATCGTATCTAATTCCTTTTGTATGTCTTGCAACGGCTCCTTGATTTTCTCCGCATGGGCTAATTCCATCTCTCGCCTTTTCTCTAGCACGCCTGTTTGCTCCTTAAATAGGAGGTCAAATTCCTTACCTAAACTTTCTGTCTCGCTCGGCGTTAAATTACCTGATAGTAAGCGACTTGAAATTTTGTCTATTTCCTCTTGCATTCTATCATTCTCTGCACTCAATTTCCTATATTCTCGATTCTTGCTTAATCCGTTTTGGAGGGCTTCCTTCTTCTCTTCTAATTTTTTCTCTTTGCTATCAAATAAGGCCAATTGTTTATCATAATGCGCTCGTTTACTTACGCCTACTTCTGTCCATCCATGATAAATTTGCGAGCGAACCTTATCCATTAATTTACCCACAAAACTAGTGACAAATTTTTCAAAAATTTTCTGCATATCCCCTTTAAAAGACGATTGCTCCTTAAAAATCGAGACCGCAACGCCCTCTAATTGAACGGAATCCAGCCGCTTATCCAAGGCCTCCAGCATCGATTTTGCTTTCATTAAGGCCTTCTGCTCTTCCTTCTTTTCAGTCGGCTGCATGATCACTTTTACTTTATTCTCAATTCGTGCAGAAATTTCCTTATTCAATTCTCTTAGCTCTGACTTGATCTGCCCTCTCAACTGCGCCTTTTGTGCCTCTACCCCTTCTAATTTAGCTGTGTCTCCGATATGCCCCATTAATGTTTCAATTTTCTCGGTTAATTCCTTATCGAGGCTATTCAACCCCAAGCGGCCTTTCTCTAAAATAGGTGAGGATACGCCCGTCGGAGAGGGAGCAGAAGAGGTATAATCTCGCACAATAGATTGAAGATTATTTTGAATAGACATAGTTTCACTTTTTAATTTAATTATAAATAACGCGAACACTATTAATTTCATTATATCAAAAACTAAAATACTGTTAATATTTTTAAAATAAAATTTTAATTTATTAAATTAATAAAGAATTTAAGATAAATTCAAATAGAGGAATTTGCTTTAAAATCAGGAAGAACTCATAGTCGAAAAAGACGGGGCACAGCCAAGCTTGTCTCTGTTTTTTGAGATAGAAGGGGGACTCTAAAGAATAAAGGCGGTATGTTTAATAAAGCCTCTTTTGAAGCAGTTAAGACAGCCTCTTTCGAGGAGCGTTTTTGCCGGCCTCTTTACGAAAGCTATTGTTTTGCTCGGATTCCAGAAACAATTAAAGGCCTTTTTTTAGGACATCTGCCCGGCCAAGGCCTTCCTTGTGACGTTCTTTCGGATACATGCCGCACTTATCAACGCGTGATGGTATTATTTATTGATGGCTTTGGATGGCGTTTTTTAGGCAAATATATCGATCAGCTTCCTTTTTTGAAAAGATTTAAAGAGCGAGGCATCATTTCCAAGCTGACGTCGCAATTTCCCTCCACAACCGTTGCCCATCTCACTTGCATGCATACGGGGCTGCCTGTTGGACAAAGCGGCTTATATGAATGGTACTATTATGAGCCTCTAGTCGATGCCATTATTTCTCCTTTTCGCTTTTCCTTTGCCGGAGACTCGCGAGAATTGTCATTGGAACAAACAGGCCTGGCCTATCAGCAGTTTTTTCCTAGCAAGACTTTATATACGCATCTTCAATCATTCGGCATTCCGTCTTATCTTTTTTATCATAATGCTTATGCCTTTTCCCCTTACTCTCAAACAACAGGCCGAGGAGCTGGTATCATTCCTTACAGCTCGTTTTCAGATGCCTTAAATAAATGCGCAGAATTGCTTAAGCAGCAATCGAGAGGGTATTTCTTCTTATATCTATCCGACATTGATACCAAGAGCCATCAATATGGCCCCGATTCTAAAGAAGTGGATCAAGAAATTGAATCGTATTTTACAGAATTGGAAAAGACTTTCAGTCATCATCCAGCCTTTCTAGATCCTCAAACGGCGATTGTATTGATGGCTGATCATGGACAGACGAACACGTCTCCTCAGCAAACTTTTTATCTTAACCTGCAACTGCCGCAAATCAAGGAAGCCATTCAGGCAAATAAACAAGGAAAGCTGCTTGTACCCGCAGGATCGCCGCGCGATTTATTTCTGCATATTAAAGAAGAACAGTTTGAAGATACTTACGCTTTATTGGAGCAAGCCCTAGAAGGAAAAGCAAAGGTATACAGCACTCAAGCGCTAATAAAAGCTAAGCTACTTGGTCCTTCGCCTCTTTCCTCAGCCTTTTTAAATCGGGTAGGCAATCTGGTCATCCTGCCTTATGAAGGCCAGTCTGTTTTTTGGTACGAGCAGGACCGCTTTGAACACCGCTTTTACGGCAATCATGGGGGATTGACGCGGGAAGAAATGGAAACCGTTTTTCTTTTTATGGAAGGCTCGACCATTTGAATCAATCATTCGGAATAGCCTGGATAGCCGCCTGCCCGATTTTTTCTCCCAATGCCTTTCCCACTTGATCATCGATGGGAAAATGCAACCCGCACCAGATGCGCGACCAACCGGCCTCATGAGCCAAATCAGACCAAAGCGATTGAGCTTGAGGAAAAAAATAGGCGAGAATGACTCGTGAAGTAGAAGCAATAGTGGAATGCCCGGAGGGATAGCTGGGATGATTGGGTACTGCAATGAACGTCTTCAATTGATTATCCAACATAGAAGGACGCTTGACCCAATAGGTGTACTTTGAATCAAAGGCCGCAATTGTTGCATCCTCAATGCCCATGGCAAGAGTAGCCCTGACAAGCAGCATTTGAGCAAGCGGAATATGCTGGTTCCACATATAATCATTGGCAATCTTAAGCCAATCGCCGCTTTGCGAAGCACCTTTTCGGCTGATTCCTGCCCAAAAATAGACGAGCCTTTTCTTATCCTCGCCGGCGGTATCGCATGCTAATTTGACAGCCTGCACTTGGTCTTGCCAGAACAAATTGTCATCAGGCGGAGCGGCAAGGCGGAATTGATCTCCCGCCAGCAAAATCCACGGCTTCCAAGAGCCGATCTCTAATCCCCAAAAGGGCTCTTTTCCCGCCCAATAGCGCTCTCCCTTTTTAATCGGATAAGGACGGCTGTTTCTTAAATCTTCTTGTAATCGCGCCTTTATCTTGGCTATGACAATATCAGCCAAGGTCTCAGAATAGATATCTTTTTCCGCTTCATTTTGCTCTTGTCCCGGCTGTAAAAAAGGAAAAAAAAGCGCTAAAGTTTTTCTAGATATCGGATCAAACGAGCCTTCTAAACGCTTTTTTAATCGATAGGACAAGCAAGCGACTTCCCGCTGTGCCACGCAAAGATAAGCTTCGATGCGGGACGCCTGTTCTTCGGCCTTATTTTGATAAATAAAATGAAACGTTTCCTTATCCCATCGGCTTAGCTCATTTCAGCTCATTTCTCTGGGAGATTCCAGGTGGGCAAGCAAGGACAGGTCTGCCTTCGTATAAGTAAAATAGGGCGAGTAAAGAAAAGCGCCCTCCCCCTTCTCTGCAATCAGGCTCTCTTCAAGGAAACAAGATAAACACGAGATCAATAGAATAATAAGGGTAGGCTTGAATCTTACCGTCATAGGCTTCTCCGATTGAGAGCTTGTTGTCGAAACTCATAATGCAATTAGCAATTTGAAAACAAGCCCTGAGAGAGGGGGATTAAAGCCCATCATAACCTATATTTGAAGTTATTTTCCCCTAAGAGAGACCATCAAATAAGGAATCTTATTGCCTATAGGCCATTCATGCTTTCGACGATAGTCTTACAACCTTTCAAAATAAAAGGCCAGCGCGTTGAATTTCATCCTTTAAAGCCTTAAGCCGGCGAAAAGCCTGCATAAAGGTTTTAAAATAAATTTCCCAGCCCTCTTCTTGTTGAAGATCTTTATAAATAGAGCGTATCAACTTAAGATAGTCGCACGCTTTTTGATAGTTCTCC contains:
- a CDS encoding alkaline phosphatase family protein, yielding MFNKASFEAVKTASFEERFCRPLYESYCFARIPETIKGLFLGHLPGQGLPCDVLSDTCRTYQRVMVLFIDGFGWRFLGKYIDQLPFLKRFKERGIISKLTSQFPSTTVAHLTCMHTGLPVGQSGLYEWYYYEPLVDAIISPFRFSFAGDSRELSLEQTGLAYQQFFPSKTLYTHLQSFGIPSYLFYHNAYAFSPYSQTTGRGAGIIPYSSFSDALNKCAELLKQQSRGYFFLYLSDIDTKSHQYGPDSKEVDQEIESYFTELEKTFSHHPAFLDPQTAIVLMADHGQTNTSPQQTFYLNLQLPQIKEAIQANKQGKLLVPAGSPRDLFLHIKEEQFEDTYALLEQALEGKAKVYSTQALIKAKLLGPSPLSSAFLNRVGNLVILPYEGQSVFWYEQDRFEHRFYGNHGGLTREEMETVFLFMEGSTI
- a CDS encoding alpha/beta hydrolase, whose amino-acid sequence is MSIQNNLQSIVRDYTSSAPSPTGVSSPILEKGRLGLNSLDKELTEKIETLMGHIGDTAKLEGVEAQKAQLRGQIKSELRELNKEISARIENKVKVIMQPTEKKEEQKALMKAKSMLEALDKRLDSVQLEGVAVSIFKEQSSFKGDMQKIFEKFVTSFVGKLMDKVRSQIYHGWTEVGVSKRAHYDKQLALFDSKEKKLEEKKEALQNGLSKNREYRKLSAENDRMQEEIDKISSRLLSGNLTPSETESLGKEFDLLFKEQTGVLEKRREMELAHAEKIKEPLQDIQKELDTIASKRVEIKSKIEGMEKGKQAGVKTRAQMQAIGGEPATIIDESTNSTLDGMYLSADKFRAKLKEAGGQIAVVRSNNFEAALNSQGNLLPDQIQTMKEALKGAQAAVVRYTRDKGEEGKEVLSGFKVQQGQVDALRESLDPLTSNGWVITDSDENGDVFIFQHKDLEALSRVDTVLNSDGNLAADQVQTIKAALEGTNAKLVKYVREGGTEALSGFKLPEDQIDSILGALDPLIQNGWIITAADERGDVFIFQQKDMDELDEWYKDENIHYALTTEDINYQFKEEPLTEKTSTGFGFPSSALKSPSAAKTLEEMGIAEAGFTKYQLGEKVYFFPQEDMQDYDKFAEQGIQLADSYEYKDIDLDKKSSGGTVILSSGNAGVYEMHKREMLAYLMRGMDVMGFNFAGYGESKGVPSGETFKKNMEAVYNHIQKHHPVPDEKLLCKALCMSGGPATYLAAKHPKMNLFLDQTYADFKEIVAEQTESTINGFVGNLEKKAEAIKTEEQAPIKAELLKIKKNLLQWAHSQVENLAHLAAKIIAPAWETSKEISKVEGKVGLLFTRNDSLMKLDKEIYNNYQAMTKAGKGHQVSIMGMEGFHGDSWVYAKGGGVVTIDADFIEAQLQQYESHYADYIKERGLNPFKGCVEEIIDRMGKISDLRDSEAVRGLISKMAEKWFPDYPDFGKENILAFFPFRDEVYTGRQQMDGFLKGSGLRGYIFV
- a CDS encoding LysR family transcriptional regulator produces the protein MPSLDRLSLFVKVVEANSFIAVADQLNLSRAAISKQIALLEQELGVKLMERTTRRLRLTEAGELYYARCKHLFQVMEEMQAMMSTLRKEPTGTLRVICARYFGEKYVIPHLGEFLAAYPRLKVDLELAERVPNLSKEEIDLVLGMSIPGPLEAVQRTISQTRYAICASPAYFEQFGIPKKPMDLVGHRYLTHSMRQPDDVLEFAENLQIHIDPFLRLNDANALLTCALDGLGIVKLHYYMVKEALKEQKLVEVLTQYSQRIYPIYVCYIQNRYLLPKIRHFIDFMLAKVDKDLSR
- a CDS encoding phosphatase PAP2 family protein: MAQREVACLSYRLKKRLEGSFDPISRKTLALFFPFLQPGQEQNEAEKDIYSETLADIVIAKIKARLQEDLRNSRPYPIKKGERYWAGKEPFWGLEIGSWKPWILLAGDQFRLAAPPDDNLFWQDQVQAVKLACDTAGEDKKRLVYFWAGISRKGASQSGDWLKIANDYMWNQHIPLAQMLLVRATLAMGIEDATIAAFDSKYTYWVKRPSMLDNQLKTFIAVPNHPSYPSGHSTIASTSRVILAYFFPQAQSLWSDLAHEAGWSRIWCGLHFPIDDQVGKALGEKIGQAAIQAIPND